A genomic region of Runella rosea contains the following coding sequences:
- a CDS encoding ISAon1 family transposase N-terminal region protein, which translates to MCNESILHNIEESYHFLLPEGILDYFELSEIVEGLTGLQIYLEEKNLPPSEYKNQKLESKGFLPERYIQDFPIRNQRVTLCIKRRRWEVKAAGEIVSRDWDMVQ; encoded by the coding sequence ATTTGCAATGAATCAATTTTACATAACATTGAAGAGTCTTACCATTTCCTATTACCTGAAGGAATCCTTGATTATTTCGAACTTTCTGAGATTGTAGAGGGTCTGACGGGCCTTCAGATTTATTTGGAAGAAAAGAACCTGCCTCCATCCGAATACAAAAATCAAAAATTAGAGTCAAAGGGTTTCTTGCCCGAGAGATATATTCAAGATTTTCCCATTCGTAATCAGCGTGTTACGCTCTGTATTAAACGCCGTCGTTGGGAAGTCAAAGCCGCCGGTGAGATAGTAAGCAGAGATTGGGACATGGTACAGTAA
- a CDS encoding carboxymuconolactone decarboxylase family protein, producing the protein MSLVEQFNDYRSRMNDRIMDSDNLVIKRIFNLDTNCYAPGHLDEATKEMLGLACSMVLRCDDCVKYHLGKCKELGVTEAQIQEVFSIATLIGGTIVIPHLRRAVEYWDALSENP; encoded by the coding sequence ATGTCATTAGTAGAACAATTCAACGATTATCGGAGTCGGATGAACGACCGTATTATGGACTCCGATAATCTCGTTATTAAGAGAATATTCAACCTTGATACCAATTGCTACGCTCCTGGGCATCTCGATGAAGCTACAAAAGAGATGTTGGGCCTGGCGTGTTCAATGGTCCTTCGCTGTGACGATTGTGTGAAATACCATCTTGGTAAGTGCAAAGAGCTAGGGGTAACAGAAGCGCAGATTCAGGAAGTATTTTCTATTGCAACACTTATCGGTGGTACAATTGTGATACCTCACCTCCGCCGAGCCGTAGAGTATTGGGATGCTTTATCCGAGAATCCCTAA
- a CDS encoding MGH1-like glycoside hydrolase domain-containing protein yields the protein MKDTAERKRIHARADNKGWKKWGPYLAERQWGTVREDYSYWGDSWGFISHELSRSYSYRWGEDGLGGISDNKGHICLAFGFWNHQDPIIKERFYGVTGPEGNHGEDVKELYYYLDSTPTHSYMKMLYKYPQVAFPYAKLAEENRKRNRLQPEYEIVDTGIFNDNRYFDIFIEYAKADENDILIKITAHNRYTEDAPLTILPTLWFRNTWSWGYDQFNYKPILNGIANRQIEVNHRLLGKYKLFLEGADELLFCENETNSERIFGKPNANPYTKDGINNYVVTGKKQYVNPNQIGSKAAGHFKKVVPAGESVSIRLRFSNQTNQANSFSDFDEIFKLRQEEADEFYDDLQQNVTDPELRTIQRQAFAGMLWNKQFFYYNINEWLKGDPKMPFEFKGRAYPRNLTWKHMYTANILSMPDKWEYPWFAAWDLAFHTVTLSRLDPYFAKRQLAVILREYYMHPNGQLPAYEWNFSDVNPPVHAWATWKVYEIDRELNGIGDVAFLERIFHKLLLNFTWWVNRKDAEGNNIFAGGFLGLDNIGVFDRSAELPTGGHLEQADGTGWMAMYTLNMLRIACEISLVRPVYQDMASKFFEHFLHITAAMKSLGDQKISLWDEEDQFYYDVLHTPDGKSKLLKVRSMVGLIPLFAVEILDEELLTKLPDFKRRVEWVLNNRPDLASLISRWHEPGKGESHLLALLRGHRMKMLLKRMFDETEFLSDYGIRALSKYHDEHPYEFFVNGEVLRVKYTPAESDSSIFGGNSNWRGPIWFPLNFLIIDSLLKFYNYYGDDYEIEYPTNSGNVMTVKEAAVSLAERLISIFRRNKLGNIPVYTGNELFQQDHHFKDLYLFYEYFNGDTGAGLGAAHQTGWTGLVADLIEHTSVHKIKYGSLPTSVETTPE from the coding sequence ATGAAAGATACTGCCGAAAGAAAACGTATTCATGCGCGGGCCGATAATAAAGGTTGGAAGAAATGGGGCCCCTATTTGGCCGAACGCCAATGGGGAACCGTTCGCGAAGATTATAGCTACTGGGGCGACTCTTGGGGCTTTATTTCCCATGAGCTCTCTCGCTCTTATTCTTATCGTTGGGGTGAAGACGGCCTTGGGGGGATTTCTGACAATAAAGGCCATATCTGCTTGGCTTTTGGTTTTTGGAACCACCAAGACCCAATTATCAAAGAGCGTTTTTATGGTGTAACTGGTCCCGAAGGAAACCATGGTGAAGATGTAAAGGAATTGTACTACTATTTAGATAGTACTCCTACGCATTCTTACATGAAAATGCTCTATAAATATCCACAGGTGGCGTTTCCTTACGCCAAACTTGCCGAGGAGAACCGTAAACGCAACCGCCTCCAGCCCGAATACGAGATTGTTGACACGGGTATTTTTAACGATAATCGCTACTTTGATATATTTATTGAGTACGCAAAGGCCGACGAAAATGACATTCTCATCAAAATAACGGCCCATAACCGTTATACAGAAGATGCTCCGCTGACCATTTTACCGACCCTTTGGTTTCGAAATACTTGGTCGTGGGGATATGATCAATTTAATTATAAACCTATACTGAATGGAATCGCCAATCGGCAGATTGAAGTAAATCACCGCTTGCTCGGAAAATATAAACTGTTTTTAGAAGGAGCGGATGAGCTGCTATTTTGCGAGAATGAAACCAACAGTGAGCGTATTTTTGGAAAGCCCAATGCGAACCCGTACACCAAAGATGGAATCAACAATTATGTAGTTACGGGCAAAAAACAGTATGTAAATCCTAATCAGATAGGTTCTAAAGCCGCTGGACATTTTAAAAAAGTTGTTCCTGCGGGCGAAAGTGTTTCGATTCGTTTGCGTTTTTCTAATCAGACCAATCAGGCAAATTCTTTTAGTGACTTTGATGAAATATTTAAGCTGCGTCAAGAGGAAGCCGATGAGTTTTATGACGACCTCCAGCAAAATGTGACCGACCCTGAACTGCGCACCATTCAGCGCCAAGCCTTTGCTGGGATGCTTTGGAATAAGCAGTTTTTCTATTATAACATAAATGAATGGCTCAAAGGCGATCCTAAAATGCCATTTGAGTTTAAAGGCCGCGCTTACCCTCGCAATCTTACATGGAAACACATGTATACTGCGAATATCCTTTCGATGCCTGATAAGTGGGAATATCCGTGGTTTGCTGCGTGGGATTTGGCTTTCCATACCGTTACTCTCTCTCGTTTGGACCCCTATTTTGCCAAACGTCAATTGGCGGTAATTCTTCGAGAGTATTATATGCACCCCAACGGGCAGCTTCCGGCCTATGAGTGGAATTTTTCGGATGTTAACCCACCCGTACATGCGTGGGCTACGTGGAAAGTATATGAAATTGACCGGGAATTAAATGGAATTGGGGATGTAGCCTTCTTAGAAAGGATTTTCCATAAACTGCTCCTTAATTTTACATGGTGGGTAAACCGTAAAGATGCGGAAGGAAATAACATTTTTGCGGGAGGCTTTTTAGGACTTGATAATATTGGGGTATTTGATAGAAGTGCAGAATTGCCCACTGGGGGGCACCTCGAACAGGCCGATGGTACTGGATGGATGGCGATGTACACCCTAAATATGCTTCGGATTGCCTGTGAGATTTCGCTAGTGCGCCCTGTATATCAGGACATGGCCTCCAAATTCTTTGAGCACTTCTTGCACATTACAGCGGCAATGAAATCCCTTGGAGATCAAAAAATAAGTCTTTGGGACGAAGAAGACCAGTTTTATTATGATGTACTTCATACCCCCGACGGCAAAAGTAAACTGTTGAAAGTGCGCTCGATGGTGGGCTTGATTCCGCTTTTTGCCGTTGAAATTTTGGATGAAGAACTTCTTACCAAACTTCCCGACTTTAAGCGTCGCGTAGAATGGGTACTAAATAACCGCCCTGATTTGGCCTCGTTGATTTCGCGTTGGCACGAACCTGGCAAAGGAGAGTCACATTTGCTGGCTTTACTGAGAGGGCACCGGATGAAAATGCTCTTAAAGCGTATGTTTGATGAAACCGAGTTTCTTTCTGATTATGGAATTCGGGCATTGTCAAAATATCATGATGAACATCCCTATGAGTTTTTTGTAAATGGAGAAGTTCTGAGGGTAAAATATACCCCTGCTGAATCTGATAGCAGTATTTTTGGTGGAAATTCCAACTGGCGGGGCCCGATTTGGTTTCCCCTCAATTTTCTCATTATTGACTCCCTGTTGAAGTTCTATAATTACTATGGTGATGATTATGAAATAGAATATCCCACCAATTCTGGGAATGTAATGACGGTGAAAGAAGCGGCGGTTTCGCTCGCAGAACGTCTTATCAGTATTTTTCGTAGAAATAAGCTTGGAAATATTCCTGTTTATACTGGAAATGAGCTGTTTCAGCAAGACCACCACTTTAAAGATTTGTACCTGTTTTACGAATACTTCAATGGAGATACGGGAGCTGGCTTAGGAGCGGCTCATCAAACGGGTTGGACGGGCTTGGTGGCTGATTTAATAGAACACACATCTGTCCATAAAATCAAATACGGAAGCCTGCCTACATCTGTCGAAACAACGCCTGAGTAA
- a CDS encoding 5'-methylthioadenosine/adenosylhomocysteine nucleosidase yields MIFNSFLRQKLVILLIFAPLLSGFAQIYPHKPVTALLGALDEEIELLRSSLQKPKMKMVHGIPFYYGKIGKHRVVIVKTGIGKVNATMTAAFLLQKFHPERVIFTGIAGGLHPDLNPGDIVIGKQTLQYDFGQFTNEGLQTGKTRNPINRELNPLFFQADSLLLIAAQSAAKTTDFQKLANQAKLPYIITGTIVTGDLFVTSETKVNELRKQFDADATEMEGAAVAQLCWQQQVPCLVIRSMSDKADSKARESIDSFKKTASYNSAHLLLNMLSKLPN; encoded by the coding sequence ATGATATTTAACTCTTTTTTACGTCAGAAGTTAGTAATCCTTCTGATTTTCGCCCCTTTACTGTCTGGTTTTGCGCAGATTTATCCACATAAACCTGTTACGGCGCTGTTGGGCGCTTTGGATGAAGAAATCGAATTATTACGTAGTTCGTTACAAAAACCCAAGATGAAAATGGTTCATGGAATACCGTTCTACTACGGAAAAATCGGAAAGCACCGCGTTGTAATTGTAAAAACGGGAATCGGAAAGGTCAATGCGACCATGACGGCCGCCTTCTTGCTGCAAAAATTTCATCCAGAGCGCGTTATATTCACCGGAATCGCAGGAGGGCTTCATCCTGATTTAAACCCTGGCGACATTGTTATCGGGAAACAAACATTGCAATACGATTTCGGGCAATTTACTAACGAGGGCCTCCAAACTGGAAAAACCCGCAACCCAATCAATCGTGAGCTGAACCCTTTGTTTTTTCAAGCCGATTCTTTGTTGCTGATTGCTGCGCAATCGGCCGCAAAAACCACAGATTTTCAAAAATTAGCCAATCAAGCCAAACTTCCTTATATCATAACAGGTACCATCGTCACGGGCGATTTGTTTGTTACGTCTGAAACAAAAGTCAACGAGCTCCGTAAACAATTTGATGCCGACGCCACCGAAATGGAAGGCGCCGCCGTGGCCCAATTGTGTTGGCAACAGCAAGTACCTTGTTTGGTCATCAGAAGTATGAGCGATAAAGCCGACAGCAAAGCGCGGGAAAGTATTGACAGCTTCAAAAAAACAGCCTCTTACAATTCGGCCCATCTTTTACTGAATATGTTATCTAAACTGCCTAATTAA
- a CDS encoding neutral/alkaline non-lysosomal ceramidase N-terminal domain-containing protein, translating into MKKIKWSAFGLVFLAIILVLTAFALYNGRDHHPGYSLNLDIKSPKDSVTYKAGFCALKITPEITEKWSDKNKDAAFNEDDGDTFEDKNGNGKFDTYWIAGFSKKRAANGVHDDLWARTMVLDDGHTRMAVVAVDLIGFPHTNVLNVRKKLADQFGITYTVICSTHNHEGPDMLGLWGEGMFTRGVNPIYEKWVEDRIVESIGVAVKNLRTAHLRVAQDISGIADSLNMDTRKPIVKDAGIYILQATDAQTDSTLGSFVVWGNHPETMWSKNTLITSDFPHYVREGIEKGVYDDKTLAKKGLGGIVVYASGCVGGLMTTRPVVKIKDPFKDIYYEEPTFEKINAQGTTLALLALNALEKAEPVSGGISLLAKTIELPLGNWLFHLGIALNVIEGGYSSWGHLRTEVAAWNIGEVSFITIPGELYPEIANGGIETPKEGDFKLTNAVETPPLRQLMPGKYKFVLGLANDELGYIIPKSEWDKETPFLYDSPKAHYGEVNSSGPETAPMLHKTLKEMLEKLSQ; encoded by the coding sequence ATGAAAAAAATCAAATGGTCAGCCTTCGGGTTGGTGTTTTTAGCCATTATTTTGGTACTTACGGCATTTGCTCTCTACAATGGCCGCGACCACCACCCTGGCTATTCGCTTAATTTAGACATCAAATCGCCCAAAGATTCTGTCACCTACAAAGCAGGATTTTGTGCTTTAAAAATTACTCCCGAAATAACGGAGAAATGGAGTGACAAAAACAAAGATGCCGCTTTTAACGAAGATGACGGCGATACCTTTGAAGACAAAAACGGTAACGGCAAATTTGATACTTATTGGATAGCTGGCTTTAGTAAAAAACGCGCGGCCAACGGTGTTCATGATGATTTGTGGGCGAGAACGATGGTTTTGGACGATGGTCATACGCGCATGGCAGTCGTTGCGGTTGATTTGATTGGCTTTCCGCACACCAATGTATTGAACGTTCGTAAAAAACTCGCAGACCAATTTGGTATTACTTACACAGTTATATGCAGCACTCACAACCACGAAGGCCCAGACATGCTCGGCCTGTGGGGCGAGGGAATGTTTACCAGAGGTGTCAATCCCATTTATGAAAAATGGGTAGAAGATCGCATCGTTGAATCAATCGGGGTGGCAGTAAAAAACTTAAGAACGGCGCATCTCCGCGTAGCCCAAGATATATCAGGGATAGCCGACTCCCTCAACATGGATACCCGAAAGCCTATTGTAAAAGATGCAGGCATTTATATTTTACAGGCAACTGATGCCCAAACAGATTCAACGTTGGGCAGTTTTGTGGTTTGGGGAAATCATCCCGAAACCATGTGGAGCAAAAACACATTGATTACTTCGGACTTTCCCCATTATGTGCGCGAGGGCATCGAAAAGGGCGTGTATGATGATAAAACATTAGCCAAAAAAGGTTTAGGGGGCATTGTCGTTTATGCTTCAGGTTGTGTTGGTGGCTTAATGACCACGCGCCCCGTTGTTAAAATCAAAGACCCATTTAAAGATATTTATTATGAAGAACCTACCTTCGAAAAAATTAATGCGCAGGGCACAACCTTGGCTTTATTGGCGCTGAATGCCCTAGAAAAGGCCGAGCCAGTCTCGGGCGGAATCAGTCTTTTGGCCAAAACGATTGAATTGCCCTTGGGAAATTGGCTATTTCATTTAGGAATTGCGTTGAATGTTATTGAAGGTGGTTACAGTAGTTGGGGACACTTGCGGACAGAGGTGGCCGCTTGGAACATCGGCGAAGTCAGTTTTATTACCATTCCGGGAGAATTATACCCTGAAATCGCCAACGGAGGAATTGAAACACCCAAAGAAGGTGATTTCAAGTTGACAAACGCCGTTGAAACCCCGCCATTGCGTCAACTCATGCCTGGGAAGTATAAGTTTGTCTTGGGACTGGCCAATGACGAACTCGGCTATATCATTCCTAAATCCGAATGGGACAAAGAGACTCCTTTTTTATACGACTCACCCAAGGCACATTACGGAGAAGTAAATTCTTCTGGGCCCGAAACCGCACCTATGCTGCATAAAACCCTGAAAGAAATGCTCGAAAAACTCTCTCAATAA
- a CDS encoding acyl-CoA carboxylase subunit beta, producing MTNREFHQQLLDQLQKRYEQVKLGGGQKNIEKHKAKGKLTARERIAYLLDDENNFVEIGAFVGDGMYADEGGCPSGGVVIGIGKVSGRQCVIVANDATVKAGAWFPITAKKNLRAQEIAIENRLPIIYLVDSAGIYLPLQADVFADKEHFGRIFRNNAIMSSMGILQVAAIMGSCVAGGAYLPIMSDEALIVEGTGSIFLAGPYLVKASIGEEVDAETLGGASTHCEISGVTDNKYPDDPSCLDAIKRIFDKVGHNETAGFDRIAPTPPVKNPDEIFDILPADRNKPYDMREIIERIVDNSEFEEYKKLYGQTILCGYARVEGWAVGIVANQRKIVKAKKGSGTANEMQMGGVIYSDSADKAARFIMTCNQKKIPLVFLHDVTGFMVGSRSEQGGIIKDGAKMVNAVANSIVPKFTFIIGNSYGAGNYAMCGKAYDPRLIFAWPTSQLAVMSGASAAKTLLQIQVATLKAKGQTITPEAENELLTEITDRYTTQLSPYYAASHLWTDGIIHPLETRHIIATGIEAANHAPISKPFSVGVIQT from the coding sequence ATGACAAATCGTGAATTTCATCAACAACTGCTGGACCAACTCCAAAAACGATATGAACAAGTCAAACTTGGCGGCGGACAAAAAAACATTGAAAAACACAAAGCCAAAGGAAAACTAACCGCCCGCGAACGCATTGCCTACTTATTGGACGATGAAAATAATTTTGTAGAAATCGGTGCTTTTGTCGGCGATGGCATGTATGCCGACGAAGGCGGCTGCCCATCGGGGGGAGTGGTGATTGGAATTGGCAAAGTATCGGGTCGGCAGTGTGTGATTGTCGCCAATGACGCCACCGTCAAAGCAGGGGCGTGGTTTCCGATAACGGCCAAGAAAAACCTGCGGGCGCAGGAAATTGCCATTGAAAACCGTTTACCCATCATTTATTTGGTCGACAGCGCGGGCATTTATCTTCCGCTTCAAGCCGATGTTTTTGCTGATAAAGAACACTTTGGACGGATTTTTCGCAATAATGCCATCATGTCGTCCATGGGCATTTTGCAGGTAGCGGCCATCATGGGAAGCTGCGTAGCGGGTGGGGCTTATCTGCCGATTATGTCCGACGAAGCCCTGATTGTGGAAGGAACAGGCTCCATCTTTTTGGCAGGGCCGTACTTGGTCAAAGCCTCCATCGGCGAAGAAGTAGATGCAGAAACTTTAGGCGGAGCGTCTACGCATTGCGAAATTTCGGGAGTGACCGACAATAAATACCCTGACGACCCTTCTTGTTTGGATGCTATCAAACGAATTTTTGATAAAGTAGGCCACAACGAAACGGCTGGTTTTGACCGTATTGCGCCCACACCGCCAGTCAAAAATCCCGATGAAATTTTCGATATTCTTCCCGCCGACCGCAATAAGCCGTATGATATGCGGGAAATTATTGAGCGGATTGTGGATAATTCAGAATTTGAGGAATATAAAAAGCTGTACGGGCAAACAATCCTATGCGGATATGCGCGCGTAGAAGGTTGGGCGGTGGGTATCGTGGCCAACCAGCGCAAAATTGTGAAAGCCAAAAAAGGAAGCGGTACAGCAAATGAAATGCAAATGGGTGGTGTCATTTATTCAGATTCGGCGGACAAAGCCGCTCGGTTTATCATGACCTGTAATCAGAAAAAAATTCCGCTCGTTTTTCTGCATGATGTCACTGGTTTCATGGTGGGCAGTCGGTCTGAGCAAGGCGGAATTATCAAAGATGGGGCCAAAATGGTGAACGCCGTGGCCAACTCAATTGTCCCCAAATTTACGTTTATCATCGGCAACTCTTACGGTGCTGGCAACTACGCCATGTGCGGAAAAGCCTACGACCCTCGATTGATTTTTGCATGGCCCACGTCGCAATTAGCCGTCATGAGCGGGGCATCCGCCGCCAAAACGCTATTACAAATTCAGGTAGCAACGCTCAAAGCCAAAGGCCAAACCATCACGCCTGAAGCCGAAAACGAACTATTGACCGAAATCACCGATCGTTATACCACGCAACTTTCCCCTTATTACGCCGCTTCTCACCTCTGGACCGACGGCATCATTCATCCTTTGGAAACCCGCCATATTATTGCCACGGGAATTGAAGCCGCCAATCACGCGCCGATTTCCAAACCGTTTAGTGTAGGAGTCATTCAGACCTAA
- a CDS encoding glycosyltransferase family 2 protein gives MTKESAANTPKVTIIMPVYNGAKTLERAVSSILNQTYHNWQLLILDDGSTDETVEVARRFQDMRVQVLTDGQHKGIAARLNQAVSLATGKYIARMDSDDFSYPERLSKQVQFLETHLSVDLVGTHIRLLNREGQDIGTHIFPSHHAQITARPWLKSISVAHPTWCGKTAWFQKWKYRDILKNEDQDLLLRAHESSTYANLPEILLDYTFIYSFQKSLFSRWGSAVTMHHFYIQKRMPIWYKISLFFVFIKFFRDFFTKRC, from the coding sequence ATGACAAAAGAATCTGCCGCCAATACCCCAAAAGTCACCATCATAATGCCCGTATACAACGGCGCAAAAACATTGGAACGAGCAGTCAGTTCAATTCTTAATCAAACCTATCACAACTGGCAACTTCTTATACTGGACGACGGCTCTACTGATGAAACCGTTGAGGTAGCCCGCCGCTTTCAAGATATGCGGGTGCAAGTATTGACTGACGGTCAACACAAAGGTATCGCAGCAAGGCTGAATCAGGCGGTTAGCTTGGCTACTGGAAAATACATTGCCCGAATGGACTCAGATGATTTTTCTTATCCTGAGCGTCTTTCCAAACAAGTACAATTTCTGGAAACGCACCTTAGCGTTGATTTAGTAGGGACCCATATTCGTCTCCTCAACCGCGAAGGTCAAGACATAGGCACTCATATTTTCCCAAGCCACCATGCTCAAATTACCGCAAGACCTTGGCTCAAAAGTATTTCAGTTGCTCATCCCACTTGGTGTGGCAAAACGGCGTGGTTTCAAAAATGGAAATACCGAGACATTTTAAAAAATGAAGATCAAGACCTTCTTCTCCGTGCGCATGAAAGCAGCACTTACGCCAATTTACCCGAAATTCTATTAGACTATACGTTCATTTATTCCTTCCAGAAGTCCCTTTTTTCTCGTTGGGGCTCCGCTGTGACAATGCACCATTTTTATATACAAAAGAGGATGCCTATTTGGTATAAAATTAGCTTATTTTTTGTTTTTATTAAATTTTTCCGTGATTTTTTCACAAAAAGATGTTGA
- a CDS encoding glycosyltransferase family 4 protein yields MIHIVQTFTTPTSLLFLEGQTHFWQQNGYKVHVLTSGSDELSRFGTLNNVPTSSISFCRAPFSIIKDFKSCFQLVHFFQKLKPLIVHGNTPKAALLTMITARVTNIPIRIYEMHGLPLETAGWGMKIFYFVAEKICCRLATHVIAVSPSLRKVVITKRLVVPSKISVMHNGSCNGIDAMLKFNPSFINTQEVEALKIKYGIAPNQAVVGFVGRLTKDKGVIELYKAWQKVKQRFPTAMLLVIGSVDERVPLSNKWLEKLAADKTIVCTGEVKNMASHYALMDFMVLPSHREGLGNVVLEAAAMKKPAIVSYVTGLKDTILKNHTGLFCQARSADDLMLKILYYLENKPIAEAHGIAARAWVIQHFCPVDVWKEKLQLYQRLVAAYESVIL; encoded by the coding sequence ATGATTCATATTGTACAGACCTTCACCACGCCCACATCGCTTCTCTTTTTAGAAGGGCAGACACATTTTTGGCAGCAGAATGGCTATAAAGTGCATGTTCTAACCAGCGGCAGTGATGAATTATCGCGTTTCGGGACACTTAATAACGTACCGACTTCCTCAATTTCATTCTGCCGAGCCCCGTTTTCTATCATCAAAGACTTCAAAAGTTGCTTTCAGTTAGTCCATTTTTTCCAAAAACTAAAGCCACTTATTGTGCATGGAAACACTCCAAAAGCTGCTTTGTTGACAATGATTACGGCGAGAGTCACAAATATTCCAATCCGAATATACGAAATGCATGGCTTACCCCTAGAAACTGCTGGATGGGGAATGAAAATCTTTTACTTTGTAGCCGAAAAAATATGCTGCCGACTCGCCACTCACGTCATTGCCGTTAGTCCTTCGTTAAGAAAAGTGGTAATTACAAAAAGGCTGGTAGTTCCTTCAAAAATATCAGTCATGCACAACGGGAGCTGCAATGGTATTGATGCGATGCTTAAATTCAACCCTTCATTCATTAATACTCAGGAAGTCGAAGCCCTTAAAATTAAATACGGTATTGCCCCCAATCAGGCCGTTGTGGGTTTTGTGGGGCGTTTAACCAAAGACAAAGGTGTAATAGAACTATATAAAGCTTGGCAAAAAGTCAAACAACGGTTTCCAACGGCGATGTTATTGGTCATAGGCAGTGTAGATGAACGGGTCCCGCTTTCCAATAAATGGTTGGAGAAATTGGCCGCTGATAAAACCATTGTCTGTACGGGAGAAGTCAAAAATATGGCATCACACTATGCACTGATGGATTTTATGGTGCTGCCAAGCCACCGCGAAGGCCTCGGGAATGTAGTCTTAGAAGCGGCTGCCATGAAAAAACCAGCGATTGTTTCATATGTGACGGGGTTGAAAGATACGATTTTGAAGAATCACACAGGTCTTTTTTGCCAAGCTCGTTCGGCAGACGACCTCATGCTTAAAATCCTCTATTATCTTGAGAATAAACCTATTGCGGAAGCACACGGTATAGCCGCCCGCGCCTGGGTTATTCAACATTTTTGTCCAGTTGATGTATGGAAAGAAAAATTACAGTTATACCAACGCTTGGTCGCCGCGTACGAATCTGTAATTTTGTAA